A single window of Acetobacteraceae bacterium DNA harbors:
- a CDS encoding TerC family protein: MDHFHLLNNFALFVEVILLDLSLAGDNAVVIGMAVRGLPERQKRPAIYSGIGLGAILRIGLALIAIEILRYPIVSFLGALALIWICWGIAKDLLKKDTHEDSLPSTGNLLDAILKIVIADLSMSIDNVVGVAGAAEGHPIILTIGLVFSVLVMAIGAEFMAKLLERYPWLGWGALILIANIAIQLLWHSVPELMNYFS, from the coding sequence GTGGACCATTTTCACCTTTTGAATAATTTTGCCCTTTTCGTTGAAGTCATTTTACTTGACCTTTCCCTTGCAGGCGACAATGCCGTTGTTATCGGCATGGCTGTCAGAGGCCTTCCTGAGAGGCAAAAACGTCCCGCCATTTATTCGGGGATCGGTCTCGGTGCTATCTTACGGATCGGCTTGGCGCTTATTGCAATTGAAATTCTTCGTTACCCTATTGTTTCCTTTCTTGGTGCCTTGGCACTCATTTGGATCTGCTGGGGAATTGCCAAGGACCTTCTCAAAAAAGACACACACGAAGATAGTCTGCCAAGCACAGGCAATCTACTTGATGCTATTCTTAAAATTGTTATCGCCGATCTTTCCATGAGTATTGATAATGTGGTCGGTGTTGCTGGCGCTGCTGAAGGACATCCAATCATTCTCACAATTGGGCTTGTCTTTAGTGTTTTGGTGATGGCAATTGGGGCTGAATTTATGGCAAAACTCTTAGAACGTTACCCTTGGCTTGGATGGGGCGCACTCATCCTGATTGCCAATATTGCTATTCAACTTCTCTGGCATTCTGTGCCGGAACTCATGAATTATTTCAGCTAA
- the hemB gene encoding porphobilinogen synthase, producing MTIPYTPAFPLSRPRRTRQNPAIRSMVSENHLSPKDLIWPIFIQEGEQKTNPVPSMPGVNRLSIDLAIEAVKEILSLGVSTIALFPVTPKELLDETGSESLNPDNLICRATKALKAACPEITLIGDVALDPYTSHGHDGIIKNGKIENDGTVEILVKQALNQAKAGVDIIAPSDMMDGRIGAIRKALDEAGLELTCIMSYAAKYASAFYGPFRQAVGAGDRLCSGKETYQMDSANSDEALREVAFDLQEGADMIMVKPGMPYLDIIRRVRDNFTAPLFAYQVSGEFAMLNAAFDNGWLDREKSILESLLAFKRAGCNGILTYFAPEAARLLQK from the coding sequence ATGACGATTCCTTACACCCCTGCTTTTCCACTTTCCCGTCCACGTCGTACCCGCCAAAATCCAGCTATTCGATCTATGGTTTCGGAAAATCATCTCAGCCCGAAAGATCTGATCTGGCCAATTTTTATTCAAGAAGGCGAGCAAAAAACAAATCCTGTTCCTTCCATGCCCGGTGTGAATCGACTCTCAATCGACTTGGCCATCGAAGCTGTCAAAGAGATATTGTCGCTTGGTGTTTCTACCATTGCGCTTTTCCCCGTTACGCCAAAAGAATTATTAGATGAAACAGGCTCAGAATCTCTTAATCCCGATAATCTCATTTGCCGTGCAACAAAAGCGCTCAAAGCCGCCTGTCCTGAAATCACTTTAATTGGCGATGTTGCCCTTGATCCCTACACGTCTCATGGACATGACGGTATCATTAAAAATGGCAAAATTGAAAATGATGGAACAGTTGAAATCCTTGTAAAACAGGCACTTAACCAAGCTAAAGCAGGCGTTGACATCATTGCCCCCTCTGACATGATGGACGGGCGCATCGGCGCTATTCGAAAGGCACTTGATGAGGCCGGCTTGGAGCTAACCTGTATTATGTCTTATGCAGCAAAATATGCCTCTGCTTTTTATGGTCCTTTCCGTCAAGCAGTTGGCGCAGGTGATCGTCTTTGCAGTGGCAAAGAAACCTATCAAATGGATTCTGCCAACTCGGATGAGGCATTGCGCGAGGTTGCCTTTGACCTTCAAGAAGGGGCCGATATGATTATGGTGAAGCCAGGCATGCCGTATCTGGATATTATCCGCCGTGTCAGGGATAATTTCACGGCACCTTTATTCGCCTATCAGGTTTCCGGCGAATTTGCGATGCTCAATGCCGCCTTTGACAATGGCTGGCTAGATCGTGAAAAATCTATTCTGGAAAGTCTTCTTGCGTTTAAACGTGCAGGATGCAACGGTATTCTCACCTATTTTGCACCAGAGGCTGCTCGCCTGCTCCAAAAATGA
- the lpdA gene encoding dihydrolipoyl dehydrogenase gives MQDFFDILVIGGGPGGYVAALRASQLGMKVGLVERAELGGVCLNWGCIPTKTLLRSGSLYRQLFDLEEFGISAEKPAFDLSKIVARSRGVANRMEGGIKTLLRKAKVDVFKGEANLLGRKEELQHVNVAQEGKEVTLKAAHVILATGARARYLPGLEPDGKLIWGAREAMTPKSFPKRLLVAGAGAIGIEFASFYRDLGAEVTIIEALDQILPNEDEEVVKLLQRELEKRGIKIQTSTRIESVEKHDDSLTVKATEKGKSIHLEADRLIMAIGVQGNIENIGLEKTSVETDRSFVKVDAFGRTNEPGIYAIGDLSGPPCLAHKASREAVITVEKIAGRMPQELEKTNIPGCIYSTPQVASIGLTEKAAKEAGYHLNVGRFPFMANGKAVAMGESEGMVKVIYDEATGELLGAHMIGAEVTEMIQGFCLMKTGELTEAEASSTVFPHPTMSEAMLEATLGAMGEAIHI, from the coding sequence ATGCAAGATTTTTTTGATATTTTAGTGATTGGTGGCGGCCCGGGTGGATATGTTGCAGCATTGCGTGCCTCTCAGCTTGGGATGAAAGTGGGGCTGGTTGAACGTGCAGAGCTTGGTGGAGTTTGCCTTAACTGGGGATGCATCCCAACAAAAACATTATTGCGTTCCGGTAGTCTTTACCGTCAGCTTTTTGATTTAGAAGAATTTGGTATTTCTGCGGAAAAGCCCGCTTTTGATCTTTCTAAGATTGTTGCTCGCTCACGTGGTGTTGCCAACCGTATGGAAGGCGGCATTAAAACGCTTCTTCGTAAGGCAAAGGTTGATGTATTTAAGGGAGAAGCAAACCTTCTTGGCCGCAAAGAAGAGTTACAGCATGTTAATGTTGCACAAGAGGGGAAAGAGGTTACGCTTAAAGCCGCCCATGTTATCCTTGCAACAGGCGCTAGAGCCCGTTATCTCCCAGGGTTAGAGCCTGATGGGAAGTTGATTTGGGGCGCTCGTGAGGCGATGACGCCTAAATCGTTTCCAAAGCGTCTTTTGGTTGCCGGTGCAGGTGCTATCGGAATTGAATTTGCGTCTTTTTACCGTGATCTTGGGGCAGAGGTCACCATTATTGAGGCACTGGATCAAATTCTTCCCAATGAAGATGAAGAGGTTGTCAAGCTTCTTCAGCGTGAGCTTGAAAAGCGTGGGATTAAAATTCAGACGTCTACACGGATTGAATCTGTTGAAAAACACGATGACAGCTTGACAGTGAAAGCAACCGAAAAAGGCAAATCTATTCATCTGGAAGCAGACCGCTTAATTATGGCGATTGGTGTTCAGGGGAATATTGAAAATATTGGCCTTGAGAAAACTTCTGTTGAAACAGATCGCAGTTTTGTCAAAGTTGATGCCTTTGGCCGTACAAATGAGCCTGGAATTTATGCAATTGGTGATTTGTCAGGTCCGCCATGCTTGGCGCATAAGGCAAGCCGTGAAGCCGTTATTACGGTAGAAAAAATTGCCGGTCGTATGCCACAGGAATTGGAAAAAACAAATATTCCCGGTTGCATTTATTCAACGCCACAAGTTGCTTCTATTGGTTTAACTGAAAAGGCTGCAAAAGAGGCTGGTTATCATCTAAATGTGGGGCGTTTCCCTTTCATGGCGAATGGCAAGGCTGTTGCAATGGGGGAAAGTGAGGGTATGGTCAAAGTCATTTATGACGAGGCGACCGGAGAACTTTTAGGTGCCCATATGATCGGTGCAGAAGTGACAGAAATGATTCAAGGTTTCTGTCTGATGAAAACAGGTGAATTGACAGAAGCAGAAGCTTCGTCAACCGTTTTCCCACATCCAACAATGTCTGAGGCAATGCTAGAGGCAACATTGGGTGCAATGGGTGAAGCCATTCATATCTAA
- a CDS encoding BolA family transcriptional regulator: MAMEEDEIVRMIKIALPDAEVRIQDLAGDGDHYSCEVCSEAFKGKSRIAQHQLVYAALGGKMGEELHAMALKTYLPPEEDA, from the coding sequence ATGGCTATGGAAGAAGATGAAATTGTAAGAATGATTAAAATTGCTTTGCCAGATGCTGAAGTGCGTATTCAGGATCTAGCAGGTGATGGCGACCATTATAGTTGTGAAGTGTGCAGTGAGGCTTTTAAGGGAAAGAGCCGTATTGCACAGCATCAACTTGTTTATGCTGCTTTAGGTGGAAAAATGGGAGAAGAGTTACATGCAATGGCATTAAAAACCTACCTTCCTCCCGAAGAAGACGCATAA
- a CDS encoding phosphoribosylaminoimidazolesuccinocarboxamide synthase, translated as MSPTSRRRPVFEGDTKILFAGPEPGTLIQYFKDEFPSRIPSKENVIPGRGVINNRLSEFLMNGLQRMGVENQFLKRLNMREQLIQETEIIPLEIQVRNMAYGVFAKHFSLLEGGYLPRPLVEYSYCEENEETLLVNEEHLSLFDWVCPHELEDMKAMALKANYFLSGLFFGVGIDLAAVRFRFGRLWDDEDFSLVLADEVSADSCDLVIGETLLYQDRSAEYYQAVANRLNLFSPSFSPSQGSSVFH; from the coding sequence GTGAGTCCAACGTCGAGACGTCGCCCTGTGTTCGAAGGGGATACAAAGATTTTATTTGCAGGCCCCGAACCTGGCACGTTAATTCAATATTTTAAAGATGAATTCCCATCTCGAATCCCTTCGAAAGAAAATGTGATTCCGGGCAGGGGGGTTATCAATAACCGTTTAAGTGAATTTTTAATGAATGGCCTTCAGAGAATGGGGGTAGAGAATCAATTTCTTAAACGTTTGAATATGCGTGAGCAGCTCATTCAGGAAACAGAAATTATTCCCTTAGAAATTCAAGTGCGGAATATGGCTTATGGGGTCTTTGCAAAACATTTTAGTCTGCTCGAAGGCGGTTATTTACCAAGACCTTTGGTAGAGTATAGCTATTGTGAGGAGAATGAAGAGACGCTTTTAGTGAATGAAGAGCATCTTTCACTTTTTGATTGGGTCTGTCCGCATGAGCTTGAAGACATGAAGGCTATGGCGCTTAAAGCAAATTATTTTCTCTCAGGACTTTTTTTTGGCGTTGGTATTGATCTCGCCGCTGTTCGTTTCCGTTTTGGAAGATTATGGGATGATGAAGATTTCTCTTTAGTTTTGGCAGATGAAGTTTCTGCTGATAGTTGCGATCTTGTGATCGGTGAGACGCTTTTGTACCAAGATCGCTCTGCTGAGTATTATCAAGCAGTTGCGAATAGATTAAATTTATTTTCGCCGTCTTTTTCCCCTTCTCAGGGATCGTCGGTTTTCCATTGA
- the lipA gene encoding lipoyl synthase — MTRRIIVRHGEKQERVRHPEKMKNPLQPSPPKPDWLRVRAPAGKGYERLVKDMRKRTLSTVCEEAACPNIGECWNAGQATFMIMGEICTRACAFCNVTTGKPLPLNDKEPQEVAEMTAQMALSHVVITSVDRDDLSDGGAEHFALVIDGIRKASPKTTIEVLTPDFLRKKGALERLMESPPDVFNHNIECVPRLYPSIRPGARYYHSLRVLQKVKELNPSIFTKSGIMVGLGETDEEISQILDDMRCADIDFLTMGQYLQPTLRHAPVKEFKKPEWFEAQAATAKRKGFLLASCSPLTRSSYHAGEDFAELQKERQERILNKTITL; from the coding sequence ATGACACGGCGTATTATAGTGCGACATGGTGAAAAGCAGGAAAGGGTTCGTCATCCTGAGAAGATGAAAAATCCGTTACAGCCTTCACCTCCCAAGCCTGATTGGCTACGTGTTCGGGCACCAGCTGGGAAAGGCTATGAACGCTTAGTAAAGGATATGCGAAAGCGTACACTTTCGACTGTTTGCGAAGAGGCGGCCTGCCCAAATATCGGTGAATGCTGGAATGCCGGGCAGGCAACCTTTATGATCATGGGAGAAATCTGCACGCGTGCCTGTGCATTTTGCAATGTCACAACGGGTAAACCACTTCCTTTAAACGACAAAGAACCTCAAGAAGTTGCAGAAATGACGGCGCAAATGGCGCTCAGCCATGTTGTGATTACTTCGGTTGACCGGGATGATCTTTCTGATGGTGGGGCAGAACATTTTGCTTTGGTCATTGATGGTATACGTAAAGCGAGTCCTAAAACGACCATTGAAGTTTTAACGCCTGATTTTTTAAGAAAAAAAGGGGCTTTAGAACGTTTGATGGAATCTCCACCGGATGTGTTTAATCATAATATTGAATGCGTTCCGAGATTATATCCTTCCATCCGCCCTGGCGCACGCTATTATCATTCTTTAAGAGTGCTCCAAAAGGTGAAAGAGTTAAACCCATCTATTTTTACAAAATCTGGCATTATGGTTGGATTAGGGGAAACAGATGAGGAGATTTCACAGATTTTAGATGATATGCGTTGTGCAGATATCGATTTTTTGACAATGGGGCAGTATCTTCAACCAACTTTGCGCCATGCGCCTGTCAAAGAGTTTAAAAAACCGGAATGGTTTGAAGCACAGGCAGCAACGGCGAAAAGAAAAGGTTTTTTGTTAGCCAGCTGTTCACCGTTGACAAGATCTTCTTATCACGCAGGAGAAGATTTTGCTGAATTACAAAAAGAACGCCAAGAGCGGATTTTAAATAAAACGATTACACTTTAA
- a CDS encoding YraN family protein, which translates to MFHFLSRFSFQKIKTSLQSNSRKEAYQIGLEAEKNAEILLKQMGFKILAQRFKTKMGEIDLLAANKKLLIAVEVKKRKTLEEGQLSLRPRQCKRLQNALNIAITLNPEWMRENIRFDMFAFDDQGNYCHVPNILQD; encoded by the coding sequence ATGTTTCACTTTTTATCCCGCTTCTCTTTCCAAAAAATCAAAACCTCTCTCCAGAGCAACTCTCGGAAAGAGGCATACCAAATTGGCTTAGAAGCGGAAAAAAATGCAGAAATTCTGCTGAAACAAATGGGATTTAAGATTTTAGCCCAGCGCTTCAAAACAAAAATGGGAGAAATTGACCTTCTTGCGGCAAATAAGAAATTACTCATCGCTGTAGAGGTTAAAAAACGTAAGACTTTGGAGGAAGGACAACTTTCACTCCGTCCCCGTCAATGCAAACGCCTTCAAAATGCGCTCAACATCGCCATAACCCTGAATCCTGAATGGATGCGGGAGAATATCCGTTTTGATATGTTTGCTTTTGACGATCAGGGAAATTACTGCCACGTCCCAAATATCCTTCAGGACTAG
- the grxD gene encoding Grx4 family monothiol glutaredoxin: MSEVAFPFIEKFITENPVMLFMKGNKNFPQCGFSSRVVQILLRLGVDFETCNVLEDDAIRQGIKDFSNWPTIPQLYIKGEFVGGCDILTEMYQNGELKTLLEEKGIPLNPSKA, from the coding sequence ATGTCAGAAGTTGCTTTCCCTTTTATCGAAAAATTCATTACAGAAAATCCGGTCATGCTTTTCATGAAAGGGAATAAAAATTTTCCGCAATGTGGTTTTTCTTCTCGAGTCGTTCAAATTCTTTTGCGTCTTGGAGTCGATTTTGAAACATGTAATGTTCTTGAGGATGATGCCATTCGGCAGGGAATCAAGGATTTTTCAAATTGGCCAACCATTCCGCAACTCTACATTAAAGGTGAATTTGTCGGTGGATGTGACATTTTGACAGAAATGTATCAGAATGGTGAACTGAAAACTCTTCTGGAAGAAAAAGGTATTCCTTTAAACCCTTCCAAAGCTTAG
- a CDS encoding DEAD/DEAH box helicase — protein sequence MTLKINKKNNSHTTTLSFKAFNLSPALTDALEKNKFEHPSNTQAELLPSLLKNHRALLQAPTGTGKTLTFLLPGIEHLLKFYTEDCHTYAEDAPLFLIVSPTRELVRQTGTTLKKLCKDLNLNVLISFAGSLAPKEFPISEADIIVATPGRILNLLEKGTISGSRLSFIVLDEADRLFSSEFIDETYILHSFLAENVSIFCASATFSPEVKKEIKNLFGEMKFFTLNEAEKEKKLPPIRQQAVILGTKREKFPLLLEQAAQKQLPRGTVIFANTRKETEEIFKELHKISDDKAQPVLLHGGLTEGQRKNAMKIFENGKASWLITTDVTARGLNLSKVTLILNYDLPHIIDAYIHRIGRTGRAGKRGESISFIAPEDRKTLLELERTLAQRIRAITPEQFSQEMKKLTK from the coding sequence ATGACTTTAAAAATAAATAAAAAAAACAACTCTCATACAACGACTCTTTCCTTTAAGGCGTTTAACCTTTCCCCTGCGCTTACGGATGCGTTGGAGAAAAATAAATTTGAGCATCCCTCCAATACGCAGGCGGAATTATTACCCTCTCTTTTGAAAAATCATCGTGCTTTGCTCCAAGCGCCAACAGGCACCGGAAAAACACTGACTTTTCTTTTACCGGGGATTGAGCATCTTCTTAAATTTTATACTGAAGACTGCCATACCTATGCAGAAGACGCCCCTTTATTCCTCATCGTCTCTCCAACACGGGAGCTTGTGCGGCAAACAGGCACAACATTAAAAAAGCTCTGTAAGGATTTAAATTTAAATGTCTTGATTTCTTTCGCAGGAAGTCTCGCCCCAAAAGAATTTCCGATTTCAGAAGCGGATATTATTGTTGCAACTCCCGGACGGATTCTAAACCTCTTAGAAAAAGGGACAATTTCCGGATCACGCCTTTCCTTTATCGTTTTGGATGAGGCCGATCGGCTTTTCTCATCAGAATTTATAGATGAGACCTATATTCTTCACAGTTTCTTAGCAGAGAATGTCTCCATTTTTTGCGCCTCAGCAACTTTTTCACCTGAAGTCAAAAAAGAGATTAAAAATCTTTTTGGAGAAATGAAATTTTTCACGCTCAACGAAGCGGAAAAAGAAAAGAAGCTTCCCCCCATTCGCCAGCAGGCAGTGATCCTTGGTACAAAGCGCGAGAAATTTCCATTGCTTCTTGAGCAAGCCGCGCAAAAACAGCTCCCTAGAGGAACTGTCATTTTTGCCAATACACGCAAAGAAACAGAAGAAATTTTTAAAGAATTACACAAAATTTCTGATGATAAAGCACAGCCTGTTCTTCTCCATGGCGGTCTGACAGAGGGACAGCGTAAGAACGCTATGAAGATTTTTGAAAATGGCAAAGCCTCTTGGCTCATTACAACCGATGTCACCGCAAGAGGGTTAAATCTTTCGAAAGTGACGTTGATTTTAAATTATGATCTGCCGCACATTATTGATGCCTATATTCACCGGATTGGCAGAACAGGACGTGCTGGCAAAAGGGGCGAAAGCATTTCCTTTATCGCCCCTGAGGATCGTAAAACCCTTCTCGAACTAGAAAGAACGCTCGCCCAGCGCATTCGAGCCATTACGCCGGAACAATTTTCACAAGAAATGAAGAAGCTTACCAAATAA
- a CDS encoding serine hydroxymethyltransferase: MTNVSTPECQTFFEGSLRAEDSEISDIILQELHRQQDGIELIASENMVSRAVLEAQGSVFTNKYAEGLPERRYYGGCEAADLLENLARERLKKLFKADYVNVQPHCGSAANMAAYMVTLKPGDKVLGMSLNAGGHLTHGAKPNFSGKWFEAISYGVKEEDGTLDYEELESKARAERPGLIIAGGSAYARVIDFKRFRKIADEVGAFLMVDMAHFAGLVAAGLYPNPLEYADIVTSTTHKTLRGARGGIVLTNNADLAKKMNSAVFPGLQGGPLLHAIAGKAVTFGEALKPSFKEYQQQVLDNAKALADGLIAAGFDLVTGGTDTHLLLVDLRPKGITGKEAEDLLGKAGLTVNKNAIPFDPQKPMITSGIRLGSPAATTRGFGVEEFTQIAKWIDEALTEGRHKDSVIGKIRKEVSELTRRFPIYSRPWG, translated from the coding sequence ATGACCAATGTTTCCACCCCCGAATGCCAGACTTTCTTTGAAGGTTCTTTAAGAGCAGAAGATTCAGAAATTAGCGATATTATCCTTCAGGAACTGCATCGTCAGCAGGATGGCATTGAGCTTATTGCTTCTGAAAATATGGTCTCCCGTGCGGTTTTGGAGGCGCAAGGCTCTGTTTTTACCAATAAATATGCCGAGGGGTTACCGGAACGCCGCTATTATGGCGGATGCGAGGCGGCTGATCTTTTAGAGAATTTAGCAAGAGAGCGTCTAAAAAAACTTTTCAAAGCTGATTATGTCAATGTGCAACCGCATTGTGGTTCCGCAGCGAATATGGCGGCCTATATGGTGACCTTAAAACCGGGGGATAAAGTTCTTGGTATGTCTTTGAACGCCGGTGGACATTTAACTCATGGGGCAAAACCTAATTTTTCTGGAAAATGGTTTGAGGCGATTAGCTATGGTGTGAAAGAAGAAGATGGAACCCTTGATTATGAAGAGCTGGAGTCAAAGGCACGTGCCGAACGTCCGGGACTAATTATTGCCGGTGGGTCTGCCTATGCCAGAGTGATTGATTTTAAGCGTTTTCGTAAAATTGCCGATGAGGTCGGGGCCTTTCTAATGGTCGATATGGCCCATTTTGCAGGTTTGGTTGCTGCGGGACTTTATCCAAATCCGCTGGAATATGCTGATATTGTAACTTCGACAACGCATAAAACATTACGTGGCGCGCGTGGCGGTATTGTCCTTACGAATAATGCAGATCTTGCTAAAAAAATGAATTCTGCTGTTTTTCCGGGTCTTCAAGGCGGGCCATTGCTCCATGCGATTGCAGGGAAGGCTGTTACTTTTGGTGAGGCTCTTAAGCCTTCTTTTAAAGAATATCAGCAGCAAGTTTTGGACAATGCCAAAGCCTTGGCAGACGGTTTAATTGCGGCAGGGTTTGATTTGGTGACAGGGGGAACAGATACGCATCTATTGCTTGTTGATCTTCGTCCAAAAGGAATCACAGGTAAAGAGGCTGAGGATTTGCTTGGAAAAGCAGGGTTAACAGTAAATAAAAATGCGATTCCTTTTGACCCGCAAAAGCCAATGATTACTTCGGGTATTCGTCTTGGAAGCCCGGCGGCGACGACAAGAGGTTTTGGTGTTGAAGAATTTACACAAATTGCAAAATGGATTGATGAGGCTCTGACCGAAGGGCGTCATAAGGATTCCGTGATTGGGAAAATCCGTAAGGAAGTGAGTGAACTTACACGGAGATTCCCAATTTATTCGAGACCTTGGGGCTAA
- a CDS encoding type II toxin-antitoxin system RatA family toxin, whose amino-acid sequence MATVKESKVTPYSAEEFFALVADVGTYPDFLPWCIGAKITPIKEDEFLGAMTIGNGMLKESYESHVHLYPHEKIISTSKDGPFKSLRNEWCFKDLPEGGCLVECRVDFEFRSIILGKLAGGLFAENSRKMIQAFIDRAVEKYGKR is encoded by the coding sequence ATGGCCACCGTTAAAGAAAGTAAAGTTACGCCATATAGCGCTGAGGAGTTTTTTGCGCTTGTCGCCGATGTTGGGACTTATCCTGATTTCTTACCTTGGTGCATAGGGGCAAAGATTACGCCGATTAAAGAAGATGAGTTCCTCGGCGCAATGACAATTGGAAATGGCATGCTTAAAGAATCCTATGAAAGCCATGTTCATCTTTATCCACATGAAAAAATCATTTCGACATCTAAGGATGGCCCTTTTAAAAGTCTTCGAAATGAATGGTGTTTTAAAGATCTTCCAGAAGGAGGATGCTTGGTTGAGTGTCGCGTTGATTTCGAGTTTCGCTCGATTATTCTTGGAAAACTTGCCGGTGGTTTATTCGCTGAGAATAGCCGTAAAATGATCCAGGCTTTTATTGACAGGGCGGTCGAGAAATACGGTAAAAGATAA
- a CDS encoding adenylosuccinate lyase: protein MIPRYIRPEMSKIWSDTSRFKIWFEIEALVCEAMAQEGRIPNKAALEIRQKGQAAIDQFSEDDLKEISEIERETRHDVIAFLTWLARRVGENGRFVHLGLTSSDILDTCLSVQLTRATDLLLEDLDHLLEALRLRAEEHKYTKIMGRSHAIHAEPTTFGIKLAGYYAEFERNKKRLQQAREEIGICAISGAVGTYAHIGTNIEKEVAKNLSLKPEMVSTQIIPRDRHAAFFCTLGVIASSVERLAVEIRHLQRSEVSEVEEFFHKGQKGSSAMPHKRNPVLSENLTGLARLVRSAVTPALENVILWHERDISHSSVERNICPDATEALDFALVRLTSVIKNLQVYPDKMLSNLESQGGLYHSGQALLALAESGLSREDAYKIVQEAAMQTWNGLKPAETEEEREVNRFETRLKKHPVLQSEEKQKFLADVFSSEGHYKAVDEIFKRLFGTA, encoded by the coding sequence ATGATCCCACGCTATATTCGTCCTGAAATGTCTAAAATCTGGTCAGATACAAGCCGTTTTAAAATTTGGTTTGAGATTGAAGCGCTCGTTTGCGAGGCAATGGCGCAAGAAGGGCGTATTCCAAACAAGGCGGCTTTGGAAATCCGTCAAAAAGGGCAAGCGGCGATAGATCAGTTTAGTGAGGACGATCTTAAAGAAATTTCCGAAATTGAACGTGAAACCCGTCATGATGTCATTGCATTTTTAACGTGGCTGGCAAGACGTGTTGGGGAAAATGGCCGTTTCGTCCATCTAGGTTTAACCTCTTCCGATATTTTAGATACTTGCCTTTCTGTTCAATTGACGAGAGCAACCGATTTGCTTTTAGAGGATTTGGATCATTTGCTGGAAGCGTTACGCTTGAGGGCAGAAGAGCATAAATATACAAAAATAATGGGACGTAGCCATGCTATTCATGCAGAGCCGACCACTTTCGGGATAAAATTGGCAGGTTATTATGCCGAGTTTGAAAGAAATAAAAAACGTTTACAGCAGGCCCGTGAAGAAATTGGGATTTGTGCCATTTCCGGCGCTGTTGGCACTTATGCCCATATTGGCACTAATATTGAAAAGGAAGTGGCAAAGAATCTTTCTCTAAAACCTGAAATGGTTTCGACGCAAATTATTCCAAGAGATCGTCATGCTGCTTTTTTCTGCACTTTAGGCGTGATTGCTTCTTCCGTTGAACGCTTGGCGGTTGAGATAAGACATTTACAGCGTTCTGAAGTTTCAGAAGTGGAAGAGTTTTTCCATAAAGGGCAAAAAGGCAGCTCTGCGATGCCGCATAAACGCAATCCTGTTTTGTCGGAAAATTTAACAGGTCTTGCCCGCTTAGTTCGTTCTGCTGTAACGCCTGCATTGGAAAATGTGATTTTATGGCATGAAAGGGATATTAGCCATTCCTCTGTTGAGCGCAATATCTGTCCGGATGCGACAGAAGCACTTGATTTTGCCTTGGTTCGTTTAACCTCTGTGATTAAAAATTTACAGGTTTATCCGGATAAAATGCTTTCTAACTTAGAAAGTCAGGGAGGACTTTACCATTCGGGGCAGGCGCTTTTGGCCTTGGCAGAGAGTGGTCTCTCACGAGAGGATGCCTATAAAATTGTTCAGGAAGCAGCTATGCAGACATGGAATGGCTTAAAACCGGCAGAGACAGAGGAGGAACGAGAGGTAAATCGTTTTGAAACCCGTCTGAAAAAACATCCAGTCCTTCAATCCGAAGAGAAACAAAAATTTTTGGCTGATGTTTTTTCCTCTGAGGGACATTATAAAGCTGTCGATGAGATTTTTAAGCGTCTCTTTGGCACTGCATAA